The Chloroflexi bacterium ADurb.Bin180 genome has a window encoding:
- the cysK gene encoding Cysteine synthase, translated as MVKQSNLITGPTFEEMLHPGKIAPRIRKQALAAATADPLDPINLYNITWRSPVGKTYAYVVPKALTGVDAPIVVLYSKDLPTGSHKVGAAYSVLIDKELFGEVDPSIHTLVWPSTGNYGIGGGYVGCRMGFDSIVILPAGMSKERFERIQSFGARIIATPGCESSVKEIYDKCKELKAQEPERIRILNQFEVFGNYRFHYYVTGNTIVELAAELAAQGIGKGRVAAFCSAMGSGGTIAAGDRLKQVWPEHRIVGLEPIQCPTLFNNGYGDHDIQGIGDKHVTWIHNVYNMDALMCLDDVECKKGLQLLTEEPGWRVLADAGVSQEDIQLMSTTFGISGVCNVLGAIKTAKFYGLGKDDVVVTILTDAVDRYHSVMAQMTATYGKMGKVEAQVRLESIFHGQRLDWILEGTREARARWHNLKYYTWIEQQGKTVAELNAQRHQEYWLAEQARIAEIDARLTAVR; from the coding sequence ATGGTCAAGCAGAGTAACCTGATCACCGGCCCTACCTTTGAGGAAATGCTTCACCCGGGCAAGATCGCCCCTCGCATTCGCAAGCAAGCCCTGGCGGCTGCGACGGCGGATCCACTCGATCCCATCAACCTGTACAATATCACCTGGCGCTCTCCCGTGGGCAAGACCTACGCCTATGTAGTGCCCAAAGCGCTCACCGGTGTCGATGCGCCAATTGTGGTGCTGTATTCCAAAGACCTGCCCACAGGCAGTCACAAGGTTGGCGCAGCCTATTCGGTGCTCATCGATAAAGAGCTCTTTGGCGAGGTCGACCCAAGCATCCACACGCTGGTGTGGCCATCAACCGGCAACTATGGGATTGGCGGTGGCTATGTAGGCTGCCGCATGGGTTTCGACAGCATTGTGATTCTGCCGGCGGGGATGAGCAAGGAGCGCTTCGAGCGCATCCAGAGCTTTGGGGCGCGGATCATTGCTACTCCGGGGTGCGAAAGCAGTGTCAAAGAGATCTATGACAAGTGCAAGGAACTCAAGGCTCAGGAGCCCGAGAGGATTCGCATACTGAACCAGTTCGAGGTCTTTGGCAACTATCGCTTCCACTACTATGTCACTGGCAATACCATCGTCGAGCTGGCCGCGGAACTGGCGGCCCAGGGTATTGGCAAGGGGCGCGTCGCCGCCTTTTGCTCGGCAATGGGGTCGGGGGGAACCATCGCTGCCGGTGACCGCCTCAAGCAGGTATGGCCAGAGCACAGGATCGTGGGCCTCGAGCCCATCCAGTGCCCGACGCTGTTCAACAACGGCTACGGCGATCACGACATTCAGGGTATCGGCGACAAGCACGTCACCTGGATTCACAATGTGTATAACATGGACGCGCTTATGTGCCTTGACGATGTCGAATGCAAGAAGGGCCTGCAGTTGCTGACGGAAGAGCCTGGCTGGCGCGTCCTGGCAGATGCCGGCGTTTCTCAAGAGGACATCCAGTTGATGTCCACGACTTTTGGCATCTCGGGGGTCTGCAACGTCCTGGGCGCGATCAAGACGGCCAAGTTCTATGGTCTGGGAAAGGACGATGTGGTGGTTACGATTCTCACCGACGCGGTCGACCGTTACCACTCGGTGATGGCGCAAATGACCGCGACCTACGGCAAGATGGGCAAGGTCGAGGCCCAAGTCCGCCTGGAGTCCATCTTTCACGGTCAGCGGCTGGACTGGATCCTTGAGGGGACGCGCGAGGCCCGTGCTCGCTGGCACAACCTGAAGTATTACACCTGGATCGAGCAACAGGGCAAGACAGTGGCCGAACTCAATGCCCAGCGTCATCAAGAATACTGGCTGGCCGAACAGGCCAGGATTGCGGAAATCGACGCGAGACTGACGGCGGTCCGCTAG
- a CDS encoding phosphodiesterase produces the protein MRVAVVSDIHDNIWNLDKALKLVADAAVLLCCGDICSPFTLKMLAEGFPGPVHVVFGNNDGDVSLMHTVAERLSNITFHKPIAQLELDGRRIAVAHYPELGEALALCGKYDAVFSGHNHTADVTRLGNTLWANPGEVMGRFGKPSLGIYDTESGEFTLRLI, from the coding sequence ATGCGCGTTGCCGTAGTGAGCGACATCCACGACAACATCTGGAATCTCGACAAAGCGCTCAAGTTGGTTGCTGACGCCGCGGTGTTGCTCTGCTGCGGCGACATCTGCTCGCCATTCACTCTCAAGATGCTGGCCGAGGGTTTCCCCGGACCGGTGCACGTCGTGTTTGGCAACAACGACGGTGATGTGAGCTTGATGCACACTGTTGCCGAGCGATTGAGTAACATCACCTTCCACAAGCCGATTGCTCAACTGGAATTGGACGGTAGACGCATCGCTGTTGCTCACTACCCAGAGCTGGGCGAGGCACTTGCGCTGTGCGGCAAGTATGATGCCGTCTTTAGCGGACACAACCACACTGCAGACGTGACCCGCCTGGGCAACACTCTGTGGGCCAACCCGGGCGAAGTAATGGGGCGCTTTGGCAAACCCAGCCTGGGCATCTATGACACAGAGTCCGGCGAGTTCACCCTTCGTCTGATCTAG
- the nplT gene encoding Neopullulanase produces the protein MNNPGTTSFTTPEWVKDAVFYQIFPDRFAQGTGLPKPRHLEPWDSPPTEHGFKGGDLVGVAEHLDYLQDLGINALYFSPVFQSAANHRYHTYDYYRVDPLLGGNEALRRLLDECHRRSMRVVLDGVFNHASRGFFQFHDILENGLSSPYLDWFIVNGWPLYAYDSQHRPNYAAWWGLRALPKFNLQTPEVREFLLGVAGYWIEQGVDGWRLDVPGEIDDDNFWRDFRRVVKSRNADAYIVGEIWHEAQRWLQGDQFDAVMNYLLTKACLGFFVGHGLNQALTSGAGYAPVDPLSAESFAAAIEYLLGLYSTQINQVQLNLLDSHDTARFLTLARGDESALRLAVLFVMCFPGAPCIYYGDEVGMEGGRDPDCRRSFSWEAGRWNRDLRDYFKRCIALRKSHPALRRGEFRTLLAQNDLYCFGRRLDGNTVVCALNTGAGPRPLDIPVEGYLPARTVLHGVWEEGEARVRVGRLSGLTLPPRSGVVLVQG, from the coding sequence ATGAATAACCCAGGGACAACGTCGTTCACCACACCGGAGTGGGTCAAGGATGCGGTCTTTTACCAGATCTTCCCCGACCGCTTTGCCCAGGGCACAGGGCTGCCCAAGCCCCGTCACCTGGAACCCTGGGATAGCCCTCCCACAGAGCATGGCTTCAAAGGGGGTGACCTGGTTGGCGTTGCCGAGCATCTCGACTACCTCCAGGACCTGGGGATCAACGCACTCTACTTTTCGCCTGTTTTCCAGTCGGCCGCCAACCACCGCTATCACACCTACGACTATTACCGGGTCGACCCTCTGCTCGGCGGCAACGAAGCGTTGCGCAGGCTGCTGGACGAGTGCCACCGGCGCAGCATGCGGGTGGTGCTGGATGGCGTGTTCAATCACGCCAGCAGAGGGTTCTTCCAGTTCCACGATATCCTGGAGAACGGTCTGTCTTCACCGTACCTCGATTGGTTCATCGTCAACGGCTGGCCCCTCTATGCCTATGACTCGCAGCACAGGCCCAACTATGCCGCGTGGTGGGGGCTGCGCGCCCTGCCCAAGTTCAACCTCCAGACGCCGGAGGTCAGAGAGTTCCTCCTGGGGGTGGCTGGTTACTGGATTGAACAGGGTGTGGACGGCTGGAGGCTGGATGTCCCCGGCGAGATCGATGACGACAACTTTTGGCGCGACTTTAGGCGAGTGGTCAAGTCCAGGAATGCCGATGCGTACATTGTCGGCGAGATCTGGCACGAAGCGCAGCGCTGGCTTCAGGGGGACCAGTTTGACGCGGTGATGAACTACCTGCTGACCAAAGCGTGCCTCGGATTCTTCGTGGGTCATGGTCTCAACCAGGCGCTGACTTCCGGGGCGGGCTATGCGCCTGTGGATCCTCTGAGCGCGGAAAGCTTTGCTGCCGCCATTGAATACCTGCTCGGGCTGTACTCGACGCAGATCAACCAGGTGCAGCTCAATCTGCTGGACAGCCATGACACGGCACGCTTCCTCACTCTGGCTCGCGGTGACGAGTCGGCGCTGCGGCTGGCGGTGCTGTTCGTGATGTGTTTCCCCGGGGCACCGTGCATCTACTACGGTGACGAGGTCGGTATGGAGGGCGGACGGGACCCGGATTGCCGTCGCTCCTTTTCTTGGGAAGCCGGGCGGTGGAATCGGGATCTGCGAGACTATTTCAAGCGCTGCATCGCGCTGCGCAAGTCGCACCCCGCCCTACGGCGCGGCGAGTTCCGCACACTTCTGGCACAGAACGACCTGTACTGCTTCGGGCGTCGGCTCGACGGGAACACAGTAGTCTGCGCACTCAACACTGGAGCGGGCCCGCGCCCGCTGGATATCCCGGTCGAAGGGTACCTGCCGGCGCGCACTGTCCTGCACGGCGTTTGGGAAGAAGGCGAGGCCAGGGTTAGAGTGGGCCGGCTCTCCGGGCTCACACTGCCGCCGCGAAGCGGTGTCGTGCTGGTCCAGGGTTGA